The Muribaculum intestinale genome includes the window AAAGGCTGTAAAAGCGGCGGTCGATATGATACTTGACTCCCACAACTACAATGAGGGAGATAGTTTCGGCTTCAAGCCGTTCAAGTTCGGAGAAAAAAACGCTCCCAGTGAGTTCTATATACGTTTCATTATTGACGGGGTTGAACATGAGTATTCATTCAGTTGCACCCGTGATGAAATAATAACCGAAAGCCTGTATTATTACCCGAAGGGCAGACGTGCGCTGATTTTTTCGCGTGACGAGCGTATATCTGGCGGCAAGAAAGAAAAATATGAGTTTACCAATGTTATCCGTCGCCCGATGGATGTAGCGTCCAACACCTCGCGCAAGACTCTGTTTATATCACGCGCAAGCCAGATGGACAGGGAAAAGGCGAAGGAGATATATAGGTGGTTCAATGAACAACTGGTGTTCAGTTATCGCGGCAAGACTTCGGTTGCCATCGACCGTTTTCTTGGTGACAACAAAGACGCAGTTCTCCGGGTGCTTAAAGCCGCCGACAGTGATATCGTTGAGTTTACCTATAAAGACGGTGAACTGACTACATTCCACCGCCGTAATCCGGCGTTGCCCTTTGACTTCAACACCGAAGAATCGGAGGGTACGAAAATCCTGTTCAAAATCATGCTGACGGTCATGGATGTGGTACGCAACAACAAGGTGATGTTCCTTGACGAAGTTGAAACAAGTCTGCACACCCGCTTGGTGGAGTATCTTATCAGCCTGTTCCATTCAAGCAAATCCGCACAGCTGGTATTCACAACCCACAATACACACCTGCTTGACATGACGCGCTTCCGCAAGGATCAGATTTTCTTTGTCAACAAGCGCGACGACGGTT containing:
- a CDS encoding AAA family ATPase, translating into MILEITLTNFFSINEKITLDLQAANLQTKEARALADNTFAVGNERLLKTVAIYGANASGKSNIIKAVKAAVDMILDSHNYNEGDSFGFKPFKFGEKNAPSEFYIRFIIDGVEHEYSFSCTRDEIITESLYYYPKGRRALIFSRDERISGGKKEKYEFTNVIRRPMDVASNTSRKTLFISRASQMDREKAKEIYRWFNEQLVFSYRGKTSVAIDRFLGDNKDAVLRVLKAADSDIVEFTYKDGELTTFHRRNPALPFDFNTEESEGTKILFKIMLTVMDVVRNNKVMFLDEVETSLHTRLVEYLISLFHSSKSAQLVFTTHNTHLLDMTRFRKDQIFFVNKRDDGSSDLYSLFDYKDFREKMDLEKAYLQGRFDAVPYINEFENI